The following are from one region of the Quercus robur chromosome 1, dhQueRobu3.1, whole genome shotgun sequence genome:
- the LOC126732931 gene encoding mitogen-activated protein kinase homolog NTF6-like isoform X2: MENEGMENEVTETGIPTYDGKYVQYNILGNLFQVSANYVPPIQPVGRGAYGIVCCAKNSQTNEEVAIKKIGNAFDNRIDAKRTLREIKLLCHMDHENVVKIKDIIRPPEREKFNDVYIVYELMDTDLNQIIRSNQALTDDHCQYFLYQLLRGLKYVHSANVLHRDLKPSNLLLDANCDLKICDFGLARTTSETDFMTEYVVTRWYRAPELLLNCSEYTAAIDIWSVGCIFLEIIRREPLFPGKDYVQQLMLITELLGSPDDSDLGFLRSDNARKYVKQLPHFPKQPFAMKFPHVSPVAIDLAEKMLVFDPCKRITVEEALNHPYLSGLHEINEEPTCPSPFVFDFEHASLNEEDIKELIWRESLNFNPL; the protein is encoded by the exons atggagAATGAAGGTATGGAAAATGAAGTTACAGAGACAGGAATCCCAACGTACGATGGCAAGTATGTACAGTACAACATTCTCGGAAACCTCTTCCAGGTCTCCGCCAACTATGTTCCTCCTATTCAACCCGTTGGTCGCGGCGCTTACGGCATCGTTTG CTGCGCAAAAAACTCTCAGACCAATGAGGAGGTTGCAATCAAGAAAATTGGAAATGCATTTGACAACAGGATTGATGCTAAGAGGACACTTCGAGAGATCAAACTCCTTTGCCACATGGACCATGAGAAT GTAGTCAAAATTAAGGACATCATAAGGCCaccagagagagaaaagttcAATGATGTTTATATTGTGTATGAATTAATGGATACTGACCTCAATCAGATAATACGCTCTAACCAGGCTTTAACTGATGATCACTGTCAG TACTTTCTATATCAATTGCTAAGGGGATTGAAGTATGTACACTCTGCAAATGTTTTGCACCGAGATTTGAAGCCAAGTAACCTGCTTCTTGatgcaaattgtgaccttaAGATTTGTGACTTTGGGCTTGCGAGAACCACCTCAGAGACGGATTTCATGACAGAATATGTTGTAACTCGATGGTATCGAGCCCCTGAATTGCTACTCAACTGTTCAGAATACACTGCAGCCATTGATATTTGGTCAGTTGGTTGCATTTTCCTTGAGATTATCAGAAGGGAGCCATTATTTCCTGGTAAAGACTATGTTCAGCAGTTAATGCTTATAACTGAG CTATTAGGTTCACCAGATGATTCAGATCTTGGATTTTTAAGAAGTGATAATGCTCGAAAGTATGTCAAGCAGCTTCCACATTTCCCAAAGCAGCCCTTTGCAATGAAATTCCCACATGTGTCCCCAGTGGCAATTGATCTTGCAGAGAAAATGCTAGTGTTTGATCCATGCAAACGCATAACTG TTGAGGAGGCATTGAATCACCCATACCTATCTGGTCTTCATGAGATAAATGAGGAGCCCACTTGCCCATCTCCTTTTGTCTTTGATTTTGAACATGCATCCTTGAATGAGGAAGATATAAAGGAGCTTATATGGAGGGAGTCCCTGAATTTCAACCCACTTTAG
- the LOC126732931 gene encoding mitogen-activated protein kinase homolog NTF6-like isoform X1: MENEGMENEVTETGIPTYDGKYVQYNILGNLFQVSANYVPPIQPVGRGAYGIVCCAKNSQTNEEVAIKKIGNAFDNRIDAKRTLREIKLLCHMDHENVVKIKDIIRPPEREKFNDVYIVYELMDTDLNQIIRSNQALTDDHCQYFLYQLLRGLKYVHSANVLHRDLKPSNLLLDANCDLKICDFGLARTTSETDFMTEYVVTRWYRAPELLLNCSEYTAAIDIWSVGCIFLEIIRREPLFPGKDYVQQLMLITEQLLGSPDDSDLGFLRSDNARKYVKQLPHFPKQPFAMKFPHVSPVAIDLAEKMLVFDPCKRITVEEALNHPYLSGLHEINEEPTCPSPFVFDFEHASLNEEDIKELIWRESLNFNPL, encoded by the exons atggagAATGAAGGTATGGAAAATGAAGTTACAGAGACAGGAATCCCAACGTACGATGGCAAGTATGTACAGTACAACATTCTCGGAAACCTCTTCCAGGTCTCCGCCAACTATGTTCCTCCTATTCAACCCGTTGGTCGCGGCGCTTACGGCATCGTTTG CTGCGCAAAAAACTCTCAGACCAATGAGGAGGTTGCAATCAAGAAAATTGGAAATGCATTTGACAACAGGATTGATGCTAAGAGGACACTTCGAGAGATCAAACTCCTTTGCCACATGGACCATGAGAAT GTAGTCAAAATTAAGGACATCATAAGGCCaccagagagagaaaagttcAATGATGTTTATATTGTGTATGAATTAATGGATACTGACCTCAATCAGATAATACGCTCTAACCAGGCTTTAACTGATGATCACTGTCAG TACTTTCTATATCAATTGCTAAGGGGATTGAAGTATGTACACTCTGCAAATGTTTTGCACCGAGATTTGAAGCCAAGTAACCTGCTTCTTGatgcaaattgtgaccttaAGATTTGTGACTTTGGGCTTGCGAGAACCACCTCAGAGACGGATTTCATGACAGAATATGTTGTAACTCGATGGTATCGAGCCCCTGAATTGCTACTCAACTGTTCAGAATACACTGCAGCCATTGATATTTGGTCAGTTGGTTGCATTTTCCTTGAGATTATCAGAAGGGAGCCATTATTTCCTGGTAAAGACTATGTTCAGCAGTTAATGCTTATAACTGAG CAGCTATTAGGTTCACCAGATGATTCAGATCTTGGATTTTTAAGAAGTGATAATGCTCGAAAGTATGTCAAGCAGCTTCCACATTTCCCAAAGCAGCCCTTTGCAATGAAATTCCCACATGTGTCCCCAGTGGCAATTGATCTTGCAGAGAAAATGCTAGTGTTTGATCCATGCAAACGCATAACTG TTGAGGAGGCATTGAATCACCCATACCTATCTGGTCTTCATGAGATAAATGAGGAGCCCACTTGCCCATCTCCTTTTGTCTTTGATTTTGAACATGCATCCTTGAATGAGGAAGATATAAAGGAGCTTATATGGAGGGAGTCCCTGAATTTCAACCCACTTTAG